One Halalkalicoccus jeotgali B3 DNA window includes the following coding sequences:
- a CDS encoding class I SAM-dependent methyltransferase, with product MGRDDGQTRIADQFSSLGERAAIWKAFALFLPTNQFLNVGYSEWYQPHFVGLSQRRLAERIGSDIAARLGSTDGVSLLDIGCGRGGPTLHLATEHGFVTTGIDLVPCNVSMARRNAAATVDAQFVVGDALQLPFERDSFNVCTAIDSPPYLPNKREFLTEMASVTVEDGLVAVSDFVRPESLSQEARDTVDTFADAWDLAPIATLEQYKRAIAVSGLHLDAAVDISPNSIARFQKWTGLYLSLARRGLLKPVERFLDRRNIDCDAITEQVSTTHPALPLLRHVIIYARA from the coding sequence ATGGGCCGTGATGACGGTCAAACGCGCATCGCCGACCAGTTCTCGTCTCTGGGAGAGCGTGCTGCCATTTGGAAGGCGTTCGCCCTGTTTTTACCGACTAACCAATTCCTGAACGTCGGCTATTCCGAGTGGTATCAGCCGCATTTCGTCGGATTGAGCCAGCGTCGACTCGCCGAACGAATCGGTTCCGACATCGCTGCTCGGCTCGGGTCGACGGACGGTGTCTCTCTGCTGGATATCGGCTGTGGACGGGGTGGTCCCACCCTCCATCTCGCCACCGAGCACGGATTTGTGACCACGGGTATCGACCTCGTTCCGTGCAACGTCTCGATGGCGAGGCGAAACGCGGCGGCAACCGTGGACGCGCAGTTCGTGGTTGGTGACGCGTTGCAGCTTCCATTCGAACGTGACTCGTTCAACGTCTGTACCGCCATCGATTCGCCACCCTACCTCCCAAACAAGCGTGAATTTCTCACGGAGATGGCGAGCGTGACCGTCGAAGACGGTCTCGTTGCCGTTTCGGATTTCGTTCGACCCGAATCGTTGTCACAGGAGGCGCGCGATACCGTCGATACGTTCGCGGATGCGTGGGATCTGGCTCCGATAGCGACGCTCGAACAGTACAAGAGAGCTATCGCTGTGAGCGGCCTCCACCTCGATGCGGCAGTCGACATCAGTCCCAACAGCATCGCTCGATTCCAGAAGTGGACGGGATTGTACCTGTCTCTGGCTCGGCGTGGTCTGCTGAAACCAGTCGAGCGGTTTCTGGATCGACGTAATATCGACTGCGACGCGATCACTGAGCAGGTATCTACTACTCATCCAGCACTTCCGTTATTGCGGCACGTCATCATCTATGCGCGAGCGTGA